In one window of Sardina pilchardus chromosome 23, fSarPil1.1, whole genome shotgun sequence DNA:
- the ola1 gene encoding obg-like ATPase 1 isoform X2, producing MPPKKGGDGPKQPPLIGRFGTSLKIGIVGLPNVGKSTFFNVLTKSQAAAENFPFCTIDPNESRVPIPDDRYDYLCKFHKPASKVPAFLNVVDIAGLVKGAHAGQGLGNAFLSNISACDGIFHMTRAFEDEDIIHVEGNVDPVRDIEIIHEELRLKDEEMIDPIIDKLEKVAVRGGDKKLKPEYDIMIKVKDWVVEQKKHVRFYPDWNEKEIDVLNKYLFLTSKPMIYLVNLSEKDYIRKKNKWLVKIKEWIDANDPGSLVIPLCGGLEAKLQDMDEEELKKYCEELKTQSVLTKIIKSGYAALQLEYFFTAGPDEVRAWTIRKGTKAPQAAGKIHTDFEKGFIMAEVMKFDDFKEEGSEVAAKAAGKYRQLGRNYTVEDGDIIFFKFNTPNQPKKK from the exons ATGCCTCCGAAGAAGGGCGGGGATGGACCAAAACAGCCCCCACTGATCGGACGCTTCGGGACCTCACTGAAAATCGGCATCGTGGGACTGCCAAACGTGGG GAAATCCACCTTCTTTAACGTTCTGACCAAGAGCCAGGCAGCAGCCGAGAACTTCCCTTTCTGCACCATCGACCCCAACGAGAGCAGGGTTCCCATCCCTGACGATCGCTATGACTACCTGTGCAAGTTCCACAAGCCCGCCAG TAAGGTGCCTGCGTTCCTGAATGTGGTGGACATCGCTGGCCTGGTCAAGGGCGCCCATGCTGGGCAGGGCCTGGGCAACGCCTTCCTCTCCAACATCAGTGCCTGCGACGGCATCTTCCACATGACCC GTGCATTTGAGGATGAGGACATCATCCACGTGGAGGGCAACGTTGACCCGGTGCGGGACATCGAGATCATCCATGAGGAGCTGCGTCTGAAGGACGAGGAGATGATCGACCCCATCATCGACAAGCTGGAGAAGGTCGCCGTCAGAGGGGGAGACAAGAAGCTCAAGCCTGAATAT GACATCATGATCAAAGTGAAGGACTGGGTCGTTGAGCAGAAGAAACATGTCCGTTTCTACCCAGACTGGAATGAGAAAgag aTCGATGTGCTGAATAAATACCTGTTCCTGACGTCCAAGCCCATGATCTACCTGGTGAACCTCTCCGAGAAGGACTACATCAGGAAGAAGAAcaagtg GCTGGTGAAGATTAAGGAGTGGATTGATGCCAATGACCCAGGCTCTCTGGTCATTCCTCTGTGTGGCGGCCTGGAGGCCAAACTGCAGGACATGGACgaggaggagctgaagaagTACTGCGAAGAGCTCAAAACCCAGAG tgtactAACGAAGATCATCAAGAGCGGCTATGCAGCTCTGCAGCTGGAGTACTTCTTCACAGCAGGACCAGATGAAGTGCGTGCGTGGACCATCAGG AAAGGAACCAAGGCCCCTCAGGCGGCTGGCAAGATTCACACGGACTTTGAGAAAGGCTTCATCATGGCTGAAGTCATGAAGTTTGACGACTTTAAAGAGGAAGGGAGCGAAGTTGCagctaag GCTGCTGGCAAGTACAGACAACTGGGACGGAACTACACAGTAGAGGACGGTGACATCATCTTCTTCAAATTCAACACGCCAAATCAGCCCAAGAAGAAGTGA
- the ola1 gene encoding obg-like ATPase 1 isoform X1 has protein sequence MSPKKMPPKKGGDGPKQPPLIGRFGTSLKIGIVGLPNVGKSTFFNVLTKSQAAAENFPFCTIDPNESRVPIPDDRYDYLCKFHKPASKVPAFLNVVDIAGLVKGAHAGQGLGNAFLSNISACDGIFHMTRAFEDEDIIHVEGNVDPVRDIEIIHEELRLKDEEMIDPIIDKLEKVAVRGGDKKLKPEYDIMIKVKDWVVEQKKHVRFYPDWNEKEIDVLNKYLFLTSKPMIYLVNLSEKDYIRKKNKWLVKIKEWIDANDPGSLVIPLCGGLEAKLQDMDEEELKKYCEELKTQSVLTKIIKSGYAALQLEYFFTAGPDEVRAWTIRKGTKAPQAAGKIHTDFEKGFIMAEVMKFDDFKEEGSEVAAKAAGKYRQLGRNYTVEDGDIIFFKFNTPNQPKKK, from the exons ATGTCGCCTAAAAAG ATGCCTCCGAAGAAGGGCGGGGATGGACCAAAACAGCCCCCACTGATCGGACGCTTCGGGACCTCACTGAAAATCGGCATCGTGGGACTGCCAAACGTGGG GAAATCCACCTTCTTTAACGTTCTGACCAAGAGCCAGGCAGCAGCCGAGAACTTCCCTTTCTGCACCATCGACCCCAACGAGAGCAGGGTTCCCATCCCTGACGATCGCTATGACTACCTGTGCAAGTTCCACAAGCCCGCCAG TAAGGTGCCTGCGTTCCTGAATGTGGTGGACATCGCTGGCCTGGTCAAGGGCGCCCATGCTGGGCAGGGCCTGGGCAACGCCTTCCTCTCCAACATCAGTGCCTGCGACGGCATCTTCCACATGACCC GTGCATTTGAGGATGAGGACATCATCCACGTGGAGGGCAACGTTGACCCGGTGCGGGACATCGAGATCATCCATGAGGAGCTGCGTCTGAAGGACGAGGAGATGATCGACCCCATCATCGACAAGCTGGAGAAGGTCGCCGTCAGAGGGGGAGACAAGAAGCTCAAGCCTGAATAT GACATCATGATCAAAGTGAAGGACTGGGTCGTTGAGCAGAAGAAACATGTCCGTTTCTACCCAGACTGGAATGAGAAAgag aTCGATGTGCTGAATAAATACCTGTTCCTGACGTCCAAGCCCATGATCTACCTGGTGAACCTCTCCGAGAAGGACTACATCAGGAAGAAGAAcaagtg GCTGGTGAAGATTAAGGAGTGGATTGATGCCAATGACCCAGGCTCTCTGGTCATTCCTCTGTGTGGCGGCCTGGAGGCCAAACTGCAGGACATGGACgaggaggagctgaagaagTACTGCGAAGAGCTCAAAACCCAGAG tgtactAACGAAGATCATCAAGAGCGGCTATGCAGCTCTGCAGCTGGAGTACTTCTTCACAGCAGGACCAGATGAAGTGCGTGCGTGGACCATCAGG AAAGGAACCAAGGCCCCTCAGGCGGCTGGCAAGATTCACACGGACTTTGAGAAAGGCTTCATCATGGCTGAAGTCATGAAGTTTGACGACTTTAAAGAGGAAGGGAGCGAAGTTGCagctaag GCTGCTGGCAAGTACAGACAACTGGGACGGAACTACACAGTAGAGGACGGTGACATCATCTTCTTCAAATTCAACACGCCAAATCAGCCCAAGAAGAAGTGA